The nucleotide sequence GCCCGCTCACTCGAAGACCTCGAGGGGTTCGTCCTGACCACCTACGGCACGCTGCGCACCGATCCCGCGCCGCTGGCCGGGGTGCGGTGGGGGCTGCTGGTGGCCGACGAGGCCCAGCACGTCAAGAACCACCGTTCGGGCACGGCGAAGGCGCTGCGGCTGGTGCCGGCGGCGGCGCGGGTGGCGCTGACCGGCACGCCGGTGGAGAACACGCTCTCGGAGCTGTGGGCGATCCTCGACTGGACGGCGCCCGGCCTGCTGGGGTCGCTGAGCGAGTTCCGGACGCGGTGGGCGAAGCCGATCGAAGCCGGGGACCCCGTGGCGGCCGAACGGCTTTCGCGGTTGCTACGGCCGTTCCTGCTGCGGCGCCGCAAGTCCGATCCGGGGATCGCGCCCGAGCTGCCGGCGAAGACCGAGACGGACCGGCCGGTGGCGCTCAGCGCGGACCAGGTGGCGCTGTACGAGGCGGTCGTGCGGGAGATGATGGCCGAGATCGCCGCGAGCGACGGGATGGCCCGGCGCGGCCGGATCGTCAAGCTGCTGACCGCGCTCAAACAGATCTGCAACCACCCGGCGCAGTACCTCAAGGCCCGGTCTCTGGACGAGGGCGGCGGCCGTTCGGGCAAGGTGGAGCTGCTCGACGAGCTGCTCGACACGATCCTCGCCGAAGACGGTGCGGTGCTGGTGTTCACCCAGTACGTCGCCATGGCGCGGCTGCTGGAAAAGCACCTGGCCGGCCGCGGGATCGCGACGCAGCTGCTGCACGGCGGCACGCCGGTGCCCCGGCGCGAGGAACTGGTGGCCCGGTTCCAGGCCGGTGCGGTGCCGGTGTTCCTGCTGTCGCTGAAGGCGGCCGGGACGGGGCTGAACCTCACGCGCGCCGACCACGTCGTGCACTTCGACCGTTGGTGGAACCCGGCGGTGGAGGACCAGGCGACCGACCGGGCGTACCGGATCGGGCAGACCCGGCCGGTCCAGGTGCACCGGCTGGTGGCCGAAGGCACGGTCGAGGACCGGATCGCGGCGATGCTGCGGGAGAAGCGGGCACTGGCCGAGGCGGTGCTCGCCGGCGGCGAGGCCGCGTTGACGGAACTGTCGGACACCGAGCTGGCCGAGCTCGTCGAACTGAGGAGCCGCGGATGACCGACGACCGGGTGCGCGGGTTTCCCGCGTTCGGGGCGGGCGGGCACCTCGCCCGCTCGTGGTGGGGACGGGCGTGGGTGCGCGCGATGGAGGACACCGCGCTGGACCTGCGTCAGCTGAAGAAGGGCCGCAAGTACGCCGCGGCCGGCCTGGTCGGCCCGATCACGGTCAGCCCGGGCCGCCTCGCGGCGGTGGTCGACGACGCCGACGGCGGCCCGTACCGCACGCAGCTGCGGCTGGCGGAACTGTCCGAACCGGACTGGACGCGCTTCCTCGACCGCGTCGCCTCCCGCGCGGGGCACCTGGCGGCCCTGCTGGACCGCGACCTGCCACCGGACCTGGTCGAGGCGGCCGGCGTCGACCTGCTGCCGGGGATCGGCGACCTCGACCCGGAGTGCGACTGCCCGGGCTGGGAGCTGCCGTGCCGGCACGCGGCGGCGTTGTCGTTCCAGGCGTCGTGGCTGCTCGACGCGGACCCGTTCCTGCTGTTGCTGATGCGGGGCAAGGGCGAGCGGGAGATCCGTGAGGAGCTGGAGAGCCGCACCGCGCCGGTTCCGGTCGTGGCGCCGGCGGCGGACCGGGTCCCGGGGGAGCTGCCCGACCTGGCCGGGTTCCGGCCGTCGGGAGCGCCGTCGATCCCGGCGGCGCCCGGGGTGCCGGCCGAGGCGTTCACGCTGCTGGTGGCCAATGCGGCCGCGCGGGCCCGGGCGTTGGCGGCGGGGCGGCCGTGGCCGGGGCGGCGGCACGACGCGGTCCGGTTGGCCGCGGAGTTCCCTCCGGCGGCGCAGCGGCTGGGGCAGGGAGCGGGCTTCGCGCGGGCGGTCGCGGCGTGGCGGTACGGCGGGCAGGACGGGCTGGAGGTGCTGGAAACGCCGTGGAGCCCGCCGAAAGCGGCTTTGGCGGCCGCGCGGGCGGCGCTCGCGGACGTGGCGGGGGAGCCGGTGTTCGAACGCAACCACTGCACGGTCGGTGCGGTGCAGCTGAGACTGGATCGCCGGGGCCGGTGGCACCCGTACCGGCTCGAAGATCAGACGTGGTGGCCCGCGGGGGCGCCGGAGCGCGATCCGGGGCTGCTCGTGGGCTGAAATCGCGGCCGGCCACCACGCCGGCCGGCCGGACTCGACGTGCTGCGTTCCGGGCTCGTTACGAGGCTGAAATCCGCCACTTTTCCCGGTATCCAGCGCGAGACTCGTTGTCTCCTGTCCCCTGACGGCGGGTTCCGCCGGGCCACTGGGGGTGGGGGGGGGGGGGGGGGGGCGCCCCGGGCCCCCCCCCCGAAAGGCCGGCCGCAGGCCACGCCCCCGGCACATAGGGGGGGGGGGGGCCACCCCCCGCCNNNNNNNNNNNNNNNNNNNNNNNNNNNNNNNNNNNNNNNNNNNNNNNNNNNNNNNNNNNNNNNNNNNNNNNNNNNNNNNNNNNNNNNNNNNNNNNNNNNNGGGCGAGTCCGGGGCCCGGTGGGAGGGGTGCCCCCGGGCGGGGGGGCGGGGGGGGGGGGGGGGGGGGGGGGGCCGGCCCCCCCCCCCCCCCCCCCCCCCCCGCCCGGTTTCCGCCGGTGACCGATACCCCCGCTGTCGAAGCTGGAGGGGGCTCCAACCACGGGGCCCCCTCCAGCGTCAGACCGCCGCCTGCACCGCGTAATCCTTGACCTGCATCGCATCGTGCATGCGCACGCCGCCGGTGTTGAGCTTCGCGATCGCCCGCGTCACCCCGGCCGGCAGCGCCGAGACCAGCTGGCCGCCCCGGGCCAGCGCCCACACCCCGGCGCGCGAGGCCGGGATCAGGCTGCGCGCCGCGCCGGTGGCGAAGGCGCGGCTGCGGCGCACCAGCTCACCCATCTCCCGCTCGTAGGCGGCGAAAGCGCGTTCGTGGTCTCCGTGCGCCGCGGCCAGCTCCCCGGCCAGGACGTACGCGCCGAGCACCGCGAGGCTCGTGCTTCCCCCGACGGCCGGGCCGGGGCAGTAGCCGGCGTCGCCCACGAGCGTCACGCGACCGCGGGACCAGGTGGCCATCCCCAGCTGGGTGATCGAGTCGAAGTAGAACGGGCCGCCCCCGTCGAGCCCGGCCAGCCAGCCGTCGACCTGCGGGTGCATCCCGGCGAAGGCTTCGCGCAGCAGCTCCTTCTGCCGCGGGACGTCCCGGTGGTGGTAGTCGAGTGGCTCGGCCCGGCGGAACAGGAACACCGCGCGCGCGTCGCTCATGTGCCGGGCGCTGTAGAGGGAGGCGGTGCGCCCGGCGCCGAGGTGGGTGACGGCTTCCCCGTCGAGCCCGAGGGTGTCCGGCAGCGACAGCACCGCCAGGTACGCGCCGATGAACGTCGTCAGCCCGGCCTCTTCCCCGAAGACCAGGCGCCGGACGTTCGAGTGCAGCCCGTCGGCACCGACGACGAGGTCGAACCGGCGCGGCCGGGCGTGCTCGAAGGTGACCTCGCCGTCGGGGGAGAGGGCGGTGATCGAGTCGCCGAAGAGGTACTCGACGTCTTCGCGGCCGGCGTCGTAGTAGATCTCGCTGAGGTCGTCGCGCATGACCTCCACGTGCCGGTCGGAGGTGGCCTGGAAGACCTTCGCCAGGTCCACCCGGATGGGCCGGCGGGCGCCTTCGCGGTGCACGGTCATCCGGGTCGTGCCGGTGGCGAGGGCTTCGACGCGGGGCAGCACGCCCATCCGTTCGGTGATGTCCATGGCCGGGCGGAAGAGGTCGACGGCGTGGCCGCCGGTCTTGCGCAGGGCCGGCGCGCGTTCGACGACGGTGACGTCGAAGCCGTGGCGGGTGAGCCAGTACGCCAGCACCGGGCCGGCGATGCTGGCGCCGGAGACGAGAATCCGCATGAGTACCTCCCTGACTTAACGGTAGGTAAGTTGTACCACAGATCCTTACCTATCGTTAAGTCAGTTATGCTGGGCGCGTGCCGAAGCCCTCCGACACCAAACAGCGCATCCTCGACGTCGCCCGCGAGCTGTTCACCAGCCAAGGCGTCCAGCGCACCAGCCTGCAGGACATCGCCGACCGGCTCGGCATCACCAAACCCGCGCTCTACTACCACTTCCCCTCGCGCGAAGACCTGGTCCGCAGCATCGTCCAGCCCCTGCTCGACGACGGCGAGAAATTCCTCCTCGACCAGGAAGCCCGCGGCGACGCGCCGGTGCGCGAGCTGATCGAAGGCTTCTTCGACTTCAACCACCGCCACCGCGCCGACGTCGTCATGCTGCTGGCCGAGATGCCGACCCTGGCCGACCTCGGGCTCATCGACCGCGTCCTGGGCTGGCGGACCCGGCTCACCGAGCTGATCTGCGGCCCGGCACCGACCCTCGAACAGCAGGCCCGGGCCATCCTGGCCCTCGGCGGCCTGCAGGACGTCTGCATGCAGTTCCCCGACGTCCCCGTCGCCGACCTCAAGGCCGCCGCGGTCGCCGGCGCGCTCGACGCCCTCGGCCGCTGAAGTCGTTTCGCCGGCGCGTGTCGAGAACGCGCCGGCAGCTTCGTCCCCGGGGTGTCAGCGACCCCTCAGGCCGCCCCGGAGAAGGAGACGACCATGCTGCCGAACGAAATCGCCGAGGTCCTCGACAAGCCGCTCAGCCGCGAACTGCTCGCCCGCGACCTGACCCGGCTCGCCTACGTCGCCAAGGACGGCACCCCGCGCTCGATCCCCATCGCCTTCACCTGGAACGGCGCGGAGATCGTCCTGTGCACGACGAAGAACTCCCCGAAGCTGCCGTCCCTGCGCGCCAACCCCGCCGTCGCCCTGACCATCGACACCGAAGTGCACCCGCCCAAGATCCTCCTCGTCCGCGGCCGCGCCGAACTGGACGTCGTCGACGGCATCCCGGAGGAGTTCCTGCAGATGAACGGCAGCTACGAGATGACCCCCGAGCAGCGCGTCGAATGGGAACGCGAGGTGCGCTCCCTCTACGACGGCATGGTCCGGATCGTCATCACCCCGACGTGGGCCAAGCTGATCGACTTCGAGACCACCCTGCCCAGCGCGGTCGAGGAACTGGCCCGGCAGCGGGCCGAGCGGGTCGGCTAGCGAACCGCGGCGCGTTCGATGATCGCTCCCGTGTCGACGCCGGCCGGGAGCGTCCCGAACGCGATGCCCCAGTCACCGCCGAACCGCGACGCGCAGAAGGCATCGGCGACCGCCGGGTGGCCGTGGCGGACCAGCAGCGATCCCTGCAGCACCAACGCCATCGCCTCGACCAGCCGCCGCGCCCGGTACTCGATGCCGTCGAGGTCGGTCAGCTCCTTGCGCACGCGGTCCACGGCGTCGTCCAGCCGGGCGTCGCCGCCCGCGGCCCGCTCGACCTCGGCGAAGAACGCCGCGACCGACTCCGGCTGCCGGCCCATCGCGCGCAACGCGTCCAGCGCGGCGACGTTGCCCGAGCCCTCCCAGATCGACGACAGCGGCGCCTCCCGGTACAGCCGCGGCATCCCCGACTCCTCGACGTACCCGTTGCCGCCGAAGCACTCCAGGGCCTCGGCCGCGTGCACCGGCGCCCGCTTGCACACCCAGTACTTCGACACCGCCAGCCCCAGGCGGCGGAACGCCTGCTCCTGCGCGTCGCCGCGCCGGTCGCCCGCCGCGGCCAGCCGCATCGCCACCGTCGTCGCCGCTTCGGACTCGAGCACCAGGTCGGCCAGGACGTTCGCCATCAGCGGCTGGTCCACCAGCGCCTTGCCGAACGCGCGCCGGTGCGTCGCGTGGTGCACCGCGCGGACCGCACCCAGCCGCATGCCCGACGCACTGCCCAGCGTGCAGTCCAGCCGGGTGTTGTTGACCATCTCGATGATCGTGCGGACCCCGCGACCCTCCTCGCCGACCAGCCAGCCGACCGCATGGTCGTACTCGATCTCCGACGACGCGTTCGACCGGTTGCCGAGCTTGTCCTTCAACCGCTGCAACAGGATCCCGTTGCGCGAGCCGTCCGGCAGGACGCGGGGGAGCAGGAAGCACGACAGCCCGTTCGGCGCCTGCGCCAGCGTCAGGAACATGTCGCACATCGGCGCCGAGGTGAACCACTTGTGCCCGACCAGGGTGTAGCTGCCGTCCGACCGCGACACCGCCGACACCGACGGCGTCGCGGTCGTCGTGTTCGCCCGGACGTCCGAGCCGCCCTGCTTCTCGGTCATCGACATGCCCGCGAGCAGGCCGCGCTTGGTGGCCGGGTCCCGCAGCCCGAAGTCGTACTCGGTCGCCGCCAGCAGCGGCTCGTACCGTGCCGCGAGCTCCGGGTTCGCGCGCAACGCCGGAACCGCCGCGTACGTCATCGAGATCGGGCAGCTGTGCCCGGCTTCCACCTGGCCCCAGACGTAGAACTTCGCCGCCCGCGCCGCGTGCGCGCCCTCGCGCGGGTCCTGCCACGGCGTGCCGTGCAGACCGTGGCCCGTCGCGACCCGCATCAGGTCGTGCCAGTGCGGGTGGAATTCGACCTCGTCGATCCGGTTCCCGTACCGGTCGTGGGTGCGCAGCACCGGCTCGTTCTCGTTGACCAGCCGGCCCCACTCCTGCGCCTGCTCGGTCCCGGCCAGCCGGCCCAGCTCGTGCAGCTCCGCCGCCGCCCAGCCCGCCCCGGCGCGCTCGAGCCCGGCCAGCAAGGCCGGATCGTCGGCGACGTCGTGGTCGGCCAGCGGCGGGACCTGGTTGGTGACCTCATGCGTGGCGGGCATCGGAACCTCCTAGAGCGCGCAGGATGAACGTGCGAAGCTCGGCGACGTCACCGGCGTTTCCGCTGGTCAACGGACCGATCAGGACTTCCGCGGCCGCGCCGACCAGCGCGGCGGCGGTGAGCCGCCCGTCCTGGGGCGGCAGCACGCCGTCCCGGACCCCGGCGGCGACGTGCTCGGCGATGACCTCGGTGTAGGCCCGGCGGAACTCCAGCCGCTCGACGTCGATGAGCGCATCGACCGGCTCGATGAGCAGGGCATACGCCTGCTTGGGCGCCTTGAGGGCACGCTGGGCGAACGTCTCCACGGCGGCCAGGACCCGCTCGGCCGGTTCCCCCGCTTCCGCCGACGCCGCCCGGACCGCCTCGACCTCCCGCGTCACGACCTGCCGGAACACGTGCACGACGAGGTCGGCCTTGGTGGGGAAGTGCCGGTACACGCTGCCGACGGCAACCCCGGCCCGCTCGGCGACCGCGGCGACGGAGCAGCCGCTGTAGCCGTGTTCGGCCAGCTGACGCGTCGCGGCGGCGACGATCGTCTCGCGCTGGGCGTCGAGGCGTTCCTGCACCTTCGGGGTGCGGCGGTAGGGCACGTCAAGAAGTGAAGCACTGATTCATTGCTTCAGTCAACGCTCGAGCAGCCGCTTCGCGCCCCGCACCTCAGCCTCGACATCGGCCCGCAGCCTGCGCCGCAGCACCGGCTCCACCAGCCAGCGCAGGGGAGCGCGGAACCCGAACGCGAGCTGCCGCCGCACCTGGATCCCGCCATCCGCCGGATTCACCGGCTTCCCCGAGCTGTTCGAGCAGATGTGGCAGGGCGTCGTCGCCACCGTCTACCGCCGCGGCACCGAGTGGATCACCACCCTGCGGGACCAGGGGAGAGCCGCGGTGACCGACCCCGAAGCCACCGCCGCGGTCCTCGTCGCGTCCCTGACCTACTACCCGATCCTCGACGTCCTCATCGGACACACCCCGGGCGGCCTCGCGCCGGACCGTTTCCTTGGCGCCTGGCTCGAATCCGGCGTCGCCGCCCTGCGGCTCACCTGATCACGTACCCCGCTTCACCAGCGCCACCAGGTACCGGCACGCCACCGTCCCCGGGTTCACGAACACGCAATCCGCCGCCGGCCCCAGCTGCAGGCAATCACCGGCGGCCAGCTCGTGCACCTGCGCGCCCTCGTGGAACCGCAGATGCCCGGCCAGCACCCAGATCTGCTGGTGCAGGAACGCATACGTCCCCGACATCAATGGCACCTCCACTCCCGGCGGCAGCTCCACCTCCACCAGCTCCAGCGGACGACCCGCCGCGGGGGAGACCGACCGCCGCCGGTAGCCGGTGTCCGGATCCACCCACACCGGCTGCTCCGCCGCCCGCGCCAGCCGGCGCTCGTCACCCTCGGCCCGCGCGATCAGCTCCGACAGCGTCAGGCCCAGCGCCGCCGACAGCTTCGCCAGCAACGCCGCCGTCGGCTGCACGTCACCCCGCTCGATCTTGCCGATCATCGCCCGCGACACCCCCGACCGGTCGGCGAGCGCCGCGGCCGAGAGACCTTGCGACGTCCGGGCGGCGTGCACCGTGGCGGCCAAGCGGGCAGTCAGGGGATCGGTCATAACTTGGATACTATACGAGCCACTGCGGCTACCATATGAGCCATGATCCGACACGCCACCACCGAAGACGCCGCCGCCTGCGCCACCCTCTACGCGCCCTACGTCACCGACACCGTCGTCTCCTTCGAAACCGAACCACCCGACACCGCCGAAATGGCCCGCCGCATCGCCGGCGCCCACGCCTGGCTCGTCCTCGAAGACCACGGCCGCGTCGCCGGATACGCCTACGCCACCCGCTTCGCCGCGCGCGCCGCCTACCGCTGGTCCTGCGAAACGAGCATCTACCTCGAACAAGGCCGCCGCCGCACCGGCGCCGGCCGCGCCCTCTACGAAGCACTGCTCGAACGGCTGCGCGAACGCGGCCTCTGCCGCGCCTTCGCCGGCATGACCTTGCCGAACGACGCCAGCGCCGGGCTCCACCGCGCCCTCGGGTTCGAACCCGCCGGCGTCTACCGCCGCGTCGGCTGGAAACACGGCGCCTGGCGCGACGTCGCCTGGGTCCAGAAAGACCTTCACGCAACCGACGGTTGCACATCTGGTCCCAGCGAGCTAACGTGACACGCAACCGAACGTTGCACAAGGAGCTCCGCATGGACCACGGCACCCTCGAACGCGAAATCCACATCGACGCCAACCCCGACGTAGTCTTCGACGTCGTCAGCAGCCCCGAACACCTCCG is from Amycolatopsis mediterranei and encodes:
- a CDS encoding SWIM zinc finger family protein, which produces MTDDRVRGFPAFGAGGHLARSWWGRAWVRAMEDTALDLRQLKKGRKYAAAGLVGPITVSPGRLAAVVDDADGGPYRTQLRLAELSEPDWTRFLDRVASRAGHLAALLDRDLPPDLVEAAGVDLLPGIGDLDPECDCPGWELPCRHAAALSFQASWLLDADPFLLLLMRGKGEREIREELESRTAPVPVVAPAADRVPGELPDLAGFRPSGAPSIPAAPGVPAEAFTLLVANAAARARALAAGRPWPGRRHDAVRLAAEFPPAAQRLGQGAGFARAVAAWRYGGQDGLEVLETPWSPPKAALAAARAALADVAGEPVFERNHCTVGAVQLRLDRRGRWHPYRLEDQTWWPAGAPERDPGLLVG
- a CDS encoding FAD-dependent monooxygenase, with product MRILVSGASIAGPVLAYWLTRHGFDVTVVERAPALRKTGGHAVDLFRPAMDITERMGVLPRVEALATGTTRMTVHREGARRPIRVDLAKVFQATSDRHVEVMRDDLSEIYYDAGREDVEYLFGDSITALSPDGEVTFEHARPRRFDLVVGADGLHSNVRRLVFGEEAGLTTFIGAYLAVLSLPDTLGLDGEAVTHLGAGRTASLYSARHMSDARAVFLFRRAEPLDYHHRDVPRQKELLREAFAGMHPQVDGWLAGLDGGGPFYFDSITQLGMATWSRGRVTLVGDAGYCPGPAVGGSTSLAVLGAYVLAGELAAAHGDHERAFAAYEREMGELVRRSRAFATGAARSLIPASRAGVWALARGGQLVSALPAGVTRAIAKLNTGGVRMHDAMQVKDYAVQAAV
- a CDS encoding TetR/AcrR family transcriptional regulator; protein product: MPKPSDTKQRILDVARELFTSQGVQRTSLQDIADRLGITKPALYYHFPSREDLVRSIVQPLLDDGEKFLLDQEARGDAPVRELIEGFFDFNHRHRADVVMLLAEMPTLADLGLIDRVLGWRTRLTELICGPAPTLEQQARAILALGGLQDVCMQFPDVPVADLKAAAVAGALDALGR
- a CDS encoding pyridoxamine 5'-phosphate oxidase family protein — its product is MLPNEIAEVLDKPLSRELLARDLTRLAYVAKDGTPRSIPIAFTWNGAEIVLCTTKNSPKLPSLRANPAVALTIDTEVHPPKILLVRGRAELDVVDGIPEEFLQMNGSYEMTPEQRVEWEREVRSLYDGMVRIVITPTWAKLIDFETTLPSAVEELARQRAERVG
- a CDS encoding acyl-CoA dehydrogenase family protein, with translation MPATHEVTNQVPPLADHDVADDPALLAGLERAGAGWAAAELHELGRLAGTEQAQEWGRLVNENEPVLRTHDRYGNRIDEVEFHPHWHDLMRVATGHGLHGTPWQDPREGAHAARAAKFYVWGQVEAGHSCPISMTYAAVPALRANPELAARYEPLLAATEYDFGLRDPATKRGLLAGMSMTEKQGGSDVRANTTTATPSVSAVSRSDGSYTLVGHKWFTSAPMCDMFLTLAQAPNGLSCFLLPRVLPDGSRNGILLQRLKDKLGNRSNASSEIEYDHAVGWLVGEEGRGVRTIIEMVNNTRLDCTLGSASGMRLGAVRAVHHATHRRAFGKALVDQPLMANVLADLVLESEAATTVAMRLAAAGDRRGDAQEQAFRRLGLAVSKYWVCKRAPVHAAEALECFGGNGYVEESGMPRLYREAPLSSIWEGSGNVAALDALRAMGRQPESVAAFFAEVERAAGGDARLDDAVDRVRKELTDLDGIEYRARRLVEAMALVLQGSLLVRHGHPAVADAFCASRFGGDWGIAFGTLPAGVDTGAIIERAAVR
- a CDS encoding TetR/AcrR family transcriptional regulator — encoded protein: MPYRRTPKVQERLDAQRETIVAAATRQLAEHGYSGCSVAAVAERAGVAVGSVYRHFPTKADLVVHVFRQVVTREVEAVRAASAEAGEPAERVLAAVETFAQRALKAPKQAYALLIEPVDALIDVERLEFRRAYTEVIAEHVAAGVRDGVLPPQDGRLTAAALVGAAAEVLIGPLTSGNAGDVAELRTFILRALGGSDARHA
- a CDS encoding helix-turn-helix domain-containing protein: MTDPLTARLAATVHAARTSQGLSAAALADRSGVSRAMIGKIERGDVQPTAALLAKLSAALGLTLSELIARAEGDERRLARAAEQPVWVDPDTGYRRRSVSPAAGRPLELVEVELPPGVEVPLMSGTYAFLHQQIWVLAGHLRFHEGAQVHELAAGDCLQLGPAADCVFVNPGTVACRYLVALVKRGT
- a CDS encoding GNAT family N-acetyltransferase is translated as MIRHATTEDAAACATLYAPYVTDTVVSFETEPPDTAEMARRIAGAHAWLVLEDHGRVAGYAYATRFAARAAYRWSCETSIYLEQGRRRTGAGRALYEALLERLRERGLCRAFAGMTLPNDASAGLHRALGFEPAGVYRRVGWKHGAWRDVAWVQKDLHATDGCTSGPSELT